One Desulfovibrio fairfieldensis genomic window carries:
- a CDS encoding proton-conducting transporter membrane subunit, with protein MLEALLFLPLGAGLIMLLVGNAAFCRGLLPLTALGHVTLSLLTVARVARGEQPCALGGLLAPDALGALFLALASLLFLAASIYAVGYLREEENLEERTCIQDGRPFTNAPERRFTACLCFFLAAMSLVTTTPHLGALWVGIEATTLSSAPLIYFHRHRHSLEATWKYLIICSVGIALALLGNILLSVAFYAPDGSGIPAGDMDQVGWFIRHAHTAAQPWLKAAFIFLLVGYGTKMGLAPLHNWLPDAHSQAPSLVSALLSGALLNCALLGILRGHQIMLAADLGDFSGGLLVFFGLLSLITAAIFIVGQGHYKRLLAYSSVEHMGILALGAGLGGLAAQGALLHAVCHSLTKCMLFLLAGNILARYHTFSSYDIRGLRWTMPVTGALWTAGFLAVAGSPPFGIFVSEFLILKGMLAQDSYGVAAAYLTALAVIFVGMSVAVLRMVQGNRPPDLPRSRHETLLSVLPPLALCLAVLTLGLWVPDRLWHFLQRGAALIDG; from the coding sequence ATGCTGGAAGCTCTGCTTTTTCTCCCGCTCGGCGCGGGCCTGATCATGCTGCTGGTGGGCAACGCCGCCTTCTGCCGGGGACTGTTGCCGCTCACGGCTCTTGGGCACGTCACGCTGTCTCTGCTGACCGTTGCGCGCGTGGCGCGAGGCGAACAGCCCTGCGCTCTGGGCGGCCTGCTGGCCCCGGACGCGCTGGGTGCGCTTTTTCTGGCACTGGCCAGCCTGCTGTTTCTGGCGGCCTCCATCTACGCCGTGGGCTATCTGCGTGAAGAGGAAAACCTTGAGGAACGCACCTGCATCCAGGACGGCCGCCCCTTCACCAACGCCCCGGAGCGCCGCTTCACGGCCTGTCTCTGCTTCTTTCTGGCGGCCATGAGCCTGGTGACCACTACCCCGCATCTGGGCGCGCTCTGGGTGGGCATAGAAGCCACCACCCTCTCCAGCGCGCCGCTGATCTATTTTCACCGCCACCGCCATTCGTTGGAAGCCACCTGGAAATATCTGATCATCTGTTCCGTGGGCATCGCCCTGGCGCTGCTGGGCAATATCCTGCTTTCCGTGGCCTTTTACGCACCTGACGGAAGCGGCATCCCGGCCGGGGACATGGACCAGGTCGGCTGGTTCATCCGGCACGCGCATACGGCCGCGCAACCCTGGCTCAAGGCGGCCTTCATCTTTCTGCTGGTGGGCTACGGCACCAAGATGGGCCTCGCGCCCCTGCACAACTGGCTGCCCGACGCCCACAGCCAGGCCCCGTCCCTGGTGTCGGCCCTGCTTTCCGGCGCACTGCTCAACTGCGCCCTGTTGGGCATCCTGCGCGGGCACCAAATCATGCTGGCGGCGGATCTGGGCGATTTCAGCGGCGGCCTACTGGTCTTTTTCGGCCTGCTCTCTCTGATCACGGCGGCCATTTTCATCGTGGGGCAGGGCCATTACAAGCGCCTGCTGGCCTACTCCAGCGTGGAGCACATGGGCATTCTGGCCCTGGGCGCGGGCCTGGGCGGCTTGGCGGCCCAGGGCGCGCTGTTGCATGCGGTCTGCCACTCCCTGACCAAATGCATGCTCTTTCTGCTGGCGGGCAACATCCTGGCCCGTTATCACACCTTTTCCAGCTATGACATACGCGGCCTGCGCTGGACCATGCCCGTCACCGGCGCGCTCTGGACGGCGGGTTTTCTGGCCGTGGCCGGTTCGCCGCCCTTCGGCATCTTCGTCAGCGAATTCCTGATTCTCAAGGGCATGCTGGCCCAAGACTCCTACGGCGTGGCCGCCGCCTATCTGACGGCTCTGGCCGTGATTTTCGTGGGCATGTCCGTGGCCGTGCTGCGCATGGTGCAGGGCAACCGGCCCCCGGACTTGCCGAGGAGCCGACACGAGACCTTGCTGAGCGTGCTGCCGCCCCTGGCCCTCTGTCTGGCCGTACTGACGCTGGGCCTCTGGGTGCCCGACCGGCTGTGGCATTTTCTGCAACGCGGCGCGGCGCTTATCGACGGCTAG
- a CDS encoding respiratory chain complex I subunit 1 family protein, translating to MSQNISAYLVQLLLALALAPLLPGIINRIKAKTAGRRGKPLLQTYYDLARLLRKGEVISRTATWTFTAGPGVALAATLCALALLPLGGAPSPLGFSGDFLLAAYLLGMGRFALILAALDTGSSFEGMGASREAAFSALAEPVLFLAFLVLTSLSLDLHHGLDPAASFSLSGMFGGQAAGAWLLGRAELLLIPAVFFVLLLVENCRIPVDDPNTHLELTMIHEAMVLDHSGPNLAMIIYGAALKLWFFAALIAGLLVPPLPLWQQAGLWLTVILGLAAVVGVVESVMARLRLTRVPQLLGGTAALAALALILTQVR from the coding sequence ATGAGCCAGAACATTTCCGCCTATCTCGTCCAGCTGCTGCTGGCCCTGGCCCTGGCCCCGCTGTTGCCCGGCATCATCAATCGGATCAAGGCCAAGACGGCCGGGCGCAGGGGCAAGCCCCTGCTGCAAACCTACTATGATCTGGCCCGGCTGCTGCGCAAGGGCGAGGTCATCAGCCGCACCGCCACCTGGACCTTCACCGCCGGGCCCGGCGTGGCCCTGGCCGCCACTCTCTGCGCTCTGGCCCTGCTGCCCCTGGGCGGCGCGCCCTCGCCGCTGGGTTTCAGCGGGGATTTTCTGCTGGCCGCCTATCTGCTGGGCATGGGGCGCTTCGCCCTGATTCTGGCGGCCTTGGATACGGGCTCCTCCTTCGAGGGCATGGGCGCCAGCCGTGAAGCCGCCTTTTCGGCTCTGGCCGAACCCGTTCTGTTTCTGGCCTTTCTGGTGCTGACCAGCCTGAGCCTCGACCTGCATCACGGCCTGGACCCGGCCGCGTCCTTCTCCCTGTCGGGCATGTTCGGCGGACAGGCCGCCGGGGCCTGGCTGCTGGGCCGTGCGGAGCTGTTGCTGATTCCGGCGGTGTTCTTTGTGCTGTTGCTGGTGGAGAACTGCCGCATCCCGGTGGACGACCCCAACACCCATCTGGAACTGACCATGATCCACGAGGCCATGGTGCTGGACCACTCCGGCCCCAACCTGGCCATGATCATATATGGGGCGGCGCTCAAGCTCTGGTTTTTCGCGGCGCTCATCGCCGGGCTGCTGGTGCCGCCGCTGCCGCTCTGGCAGCAGGCCGGTCTGTGGCTGACCGTCATTCTGGGACTGGCGGCGGTGGTAGGCGTGGTGGAATCCGTCATGGCCCGCCTGCGCCTGACGCGCGTCCCCCAGCTGTTGGGCGGCACGGCGGCTCTGGCGGCCCTGGCCCTGATTCTGACCCAGGTTCGCTGA
- a CDS encoding proton-conducting transporter membrane subunit — MKLFLTALLILAGTALATGLLAIAAALRPFGAAWGRAVNRFGSLGAALGCLIGLCALAVGPWEAVDSLSTALPWGLPVGACVLGLDSLSRLFLLPVFGLGLVCALSGGLSLRQVSPRMHNLGAHWFFYLLLLLGMALVMSARDAVLFLLAWEIMSLAPFFLIDFNDGDSKVRDASWVYLVAAHLGAVALIAFFGLLWQSSGVTALDALRDGAALRAAGPGVMTALFLLAVLGFGAKAGLAPLHVWLPEAHPAAPSHVSALLSGAMINAGLYGLIRSLGILAAPGAAPEWWGWCLLLLGLGTGLMGILKALAQSNLKRLLAYSSVENMGLMFMGVGAGLIGQASGNAWIALLGFAGALLHMLNHAGFKGLLFLCAGEVLHATGTVRMELLGGLQKRLPLLGAAFALGAAAIACLPPLSGFAGEFVLALSMLDGPSLPGVERQMGLLLALTGLALISGLAAALYAKAYGMTFLGEARTGFADNAHAVSWRTLWPLSLPALACVAGGLLAPSFFGLAAQTALHAVPPPQGLIPGALEVQAQASGSLGMVSMLGGGGLLLSLALLLGRKWLLRRRGAAAQMERTEQTWGCGFQAGSARIQYTDASFSEPLARIFAPAMGLKVRRPMIEGLFPGRAGLSVTAPDRLRSGLFTPLFEAVERLCNACKIIQHGKIHLYILYILATVVGLLIWGLGV; from the coding sequence ATGAAACTCTTTCTCACGGCCCTTCTGATTCTGGCGGGGACGGCGCTGGCGACGGGCCTGCTGGCCATCGCGGCGGCCCTGCGGCCTTTTGGCGCGGCCTGGGGACGGGCCGTCAACCGGTTCGGCTCGCTGGGCGCGGCCCTGGGTTGCCTGATCGGGCTCTGCGCCCTGGCCGTCGGCCCATGGGAGGCCGTCGACAGTCTGTCGACGGCCCTGCCCTGGGGACTGCCAGTGGGCGCGTGCGTCCTGGGTCTGGACTCCTTGAGCCGCCTTTTTCTGCTGCCGGTTTTCGGCCTGGGACTGGTCTGCGCCCTTTCCGGCGGCCTCTCCCTGCGGCAGGTTTCGCCGCGTATGCACAATCTGGGCGCGCACTGGTTCTTTTATCTGCTTCTGCTGCTGGGCATGGCCCTGGTCATGAGCGCGCGCGACGCCGTGCTTTTTCTGCTGGCCTGGGAAATCATGTCCCTGGCTCCTTTCTTTCTGATTGATTTCAACGACGGCGACAGCAAGGTGCGCGACGCCTCCTGGGTCTATCTGGTGGCCGCGCATTTGGGGGCCGTGGCCCTGATCGCCTTTTTCGGCCTGCTCTGGCAGAGCTCGGGCGTCACGGCGCTGGACGCGCTTCGCGATGGCGCGGCCCTGCGCGCGGCCGGGCCGGGCGTCATGACGGCGCTGTTCCTGCTGGCCGTGCTGGGCTTCGGGGCCAAGGCCGGGCTCGCGCCCCTGCACGTCTGGCTGCCCGAGGCCCATCCCGCCGCGCCCAGCCATGTCTCGGCCCTGCTGTCCGGGGCCATGATCAACGCCGGACTGTACGGGCTGATCCGCAGTCTGGGCATACTGGCGGCTCCGGGCGCCGCGCCCGAATGGTGGGGCTGGTGTCTGCTTCTGCTGGGCCTGGGCACCGGCCTGATGGGCATTCTGAAAGCGCTGGCCCAGAGCAACCTCAAGCGCCTGCTGGCTTATTCCAGCGTGGAGAACATGGGCCTCATGTTCATGGGCGTGGGGGCCGGGCTCATCGGCCAGGCCTCGGGCAACGCCTGGATCGCCCTGCTGGGCTTCGCGGGCGCACTGCTGCACATGCTCAACCACGCGGGTTTCAAGGGCCTGCTCTTTCTCTGCGCGGGCGAAGTGCTGCACGCCACGGGCACGGTGCGCATGGAACTGCTGGGCGGCTTGCAGAAGCGCCTGCCCCTGCTGGGCGCGGCCTTCGCCCTGGGCGCGGCGGCCATCGCCTGCCTGCCGCCCCTAAGCGGTTTTGCCGGAGAATTTGTGCTGGCCCTTTCCATGCTGGACGGCCCGTCCCTGCCCGGCGTGGAGCGGCAGATGGGCCTGCTGCTGGCCCTGACGGGTCTGGCCCTGATCAGCGGCCTGGCCGCAGCCCTCTATGCCAAGGCTTACGGCATGACGTTTCTGGGCGAGGCCCGCACGGGCTTCGCGGACAATGCCCACGCCGTCTCCTGGCGCACGCTCTGGCCGCTGTCCCTGCCCGCCCTGGCCTGCGTGGCGGGCGGCCTGCTGGCCCCGAGCTTTTTCGGCCTGGCCGCGCAAACGGCCCTGCACGCCGTCCCCCCGCCGCAAGGTCTGATTCCCGGCGCGCTGGAAGTCCAGGCCCAGGCGAGCGGGAGCCTCGGCATGGTTTCCATGCTGGGCGGGGGTGGCCTGCTGCTGTCCCTGGCGCTGCTGCTGGGCCGCAAATGGCTGCTGCGGCGGCGCGGCGCGGCGGCGCAAATGGAGCGGACGGAACAGACATGGGGCTGCGGCTTTCAGGCGGGTTCAGCGCGCATCCAGTATACGGACGCCTCCTTTTCCGAGCCGCTGGCGCGGATTTTCGCCCCGGCCATGGGGCTCAAGGTTCGCCGCCCGATGATCGAGGGGCTTTTCCCCGGCCGGGCCGGGCTGAGCGTGACCGCGCCGGATCGTCTGCGCAGCGGTCTGTTCACGCCCCTGTTCGAAGCCGTGGAACGCCTCTGCAATGCCTGTAAAATCATCCAGCACGGCAAGATTCATCTGTATATCCTCTATATTCTGGCCACGGTGGTGGGCCTGCTGATATGGGGGCTGGGCGTATGA
- a CDS encoding UDP-glucuronic acid decarboxylase family protein, which yields MHLRKRVLVTGGSGFLGSHLCERLLNQGHEVICVDNFFSSARANVEEFMDNKRFELIRHDVTFPLYVEVDEIYNLACPASPVHYQHDPVQTIKTCVHGAINMLGLAKRLGARIYQASTSEVYGDPEVHPQTEDYWGHVNPNGIRSCYDEGKRCAEALFFAYRRQGNLPIKVGRIFNTYGPKMHPNDGRVVSNFIIQALKNEPITIYGDGSQTRSFCYVDDLVECMLRFMASPDDFTGPMNMGNPGEFTIRELAEKVVALTGSGSVISYEPLPGDDPRQRRPDISLARKMLGWEPVVPLEEGLKKTVAYFEGQLRQGLA from the coding sequence ATGCATCTGCGTAAACGGGTTCTGGTCACCGGCGGTTCGGGCTTTCTGGGGTCGCACCTCTGCGAGCGTCTGCTCAATCAGGGGCACGAAGTGATTTGCGTGGACAATTTCTTTTCCAGCGCGCGGGCCAATGTGGAAGAGTTCATGGACAACAAGCGCTTTGAGCTGATCCGCCACGACGTCACCTTCCCGCTCTACGTGGAGGTGGACGAGATTTACAATCTGGCCTGCCCGGCCTCGCCCGTGCATTATCAGCACGACCCGGTGCAGACCATCAAGACCTGCGTACACGGGGCAATCAATATGCTCGGCCTGGCCAAGCGGCTGGGCGCGCGCATCTATCAGGCCTCCACCAGCGAGGTATACGGCGATCCGGAAGTGCATCCGCAGACCGAGGACTACTGGGGCCATGTGAATCCCAACGGCATCCGTTCCTGCTACGATGAAGGCAAGCGCTGCGCCGAGGCGCTCTTTTTCGCCTACCGGCGGCAGGGCAACCTGCCCATCAAAGTGGGCCGCATCTTCAATACATACGGTCCCAAGATGCATCCCAACGACGGCCGCGTGGTGTCCAACTTCATCATCCAGGCCCTGAAAAACGAACCCATCACCATTTACGGCGACGGCAGCCAGACCCGTTCCTTCTGCTATGTGGACGACCTGGTGGAATGCATGCTGCGTTTCATGGCCTCGCCCGACGACTTCACCGGCCCCATGAACATGGGCAATCCCGGCGAATTCACCATCAGGGAACTGGCCGAAAAGGTGGTGGCCCTGACCGGCAGCGGTTCGGTCATCAGCTATGAACCCTTGCCCGGAGACGATCCCAGGCAGCGGCGGCCCGATATTTCCCTGGCCCGGAAGATGCTGGGCTGGGAGCCCGTGGTGCCCCTGGAAGAAGGCCTGAAAAAAACCGTTGCCTACTTCGAGGGACAGTTGCGGCAGGGTTTGGCGTAG
- a CDS encoding TatD family hydrolase produces MGHKKVERIDPLSRALPLGGVDSHAHLDDPDFDPDREDVLARARAAGLANVGNVFLGPEDFVARRALFDKHPEVFFLLGIHPCDGRNCTPESLAAMRAAFATEPRLRAVGEIGLDFHWQDCPRELQFKAFTEQLDLARELDVPVVIHCREAEDECLMTLEARGFAGYPLLWHCFGGGPALARRILDNGWHISVPGPATYPANAELRQAAATIPADRLLLETDSPYLSPIPWRGKRNEPALTVFTARAVAEARGVAPEELWLACGENARRFFKLNQGVLALKMSDCSA; encoded by the coding sequence ATGGGACACAAAAAAGTGGAGCGTATTGACCCCTTGAGCCGGGCTTTGCCCCTGGGCGGGGTGGACAGCCACGCGCATCTGGACGATCCGGACTTCGATCCGGACCGTGAGGATGTTCTGGCCCGGGCCCGCGCGGCAGGGCTGGCCAACGTGGGCAACGTCTTTCTGGGGCCTGAGGATTTCGTCGCGCGCCGGGCCTTGTTCGACAAGCATCCGGAAGTCTTTTTTCTGCTGGGCATCCATCCCTGCGACGGGCGGAACTGCACGCCGGAGAGCCTGGCGGCCATGCGCGCGGCCTTTGCGACGGAGCCGCGCCTGCGGGCCGTGGGCGAAATCGGCCTGGACTTCCACTGGCAGGACTGCCCCAGGGAGTTGCAGTTCAAGGCGTTCACCGAACAGCTGGATCTGGCCCGCGAGCTGGACGTCCCCGTGGTCATTCACTGCCGCGAGGCCGAGGATGAATGCCTCATGACCCTGGAGGCGCGCGGTTTCGCCGGATATCCGCTGCTCTGGCACTGTTTCGGGGGCGGTCCGGCTCTGGCCCGCCGCATTCTGGACAACGGCTGGCACATTTCCGTGCCCGGCCCTGCGACCTACCCGGCCAATGCCGAACTGCGCCAAGCCGCCGCGACTATCCCGGCGGACCGTCTGCTGCTGGAAACCGACTCCCCCTATCTTTCGCCCATCCCCTGGCGCGGCAAGCGCAACGAACCTGCCCTGACCGTGTTCACCGCCAGGGCCGTGGCCGAGGCGCGCGGCGTCGCGCCGGAAGAACTCTGGCTGGCCTGCGGGGAAAACGCACGCCGCTTTTTCAAGCTGAATCAGGGCGTTTTGGCATTGAAAATGTCTGACTGCTCAGCATAG
- a CDS encoding lipoate--protein ligase, with translation MPAILFSGAYVTVTRPGQAGYQGHDEAAMEFLTFSSLDPAFNLALEERLFDSLPPEHPGLFMLWQNGPSIIVGRHQCTAEEVNADFVRRENLPVVRRITGGGAVYHDTGNLNFSFIENANGQERVNFRRYLEPVREALRDVGVRAEISGRNDLEVDGRKISGSGQRIHRGKVLHHGTLLVDVDFGRLSEALSVDPEKIRSKGVASVRARVRNLSECWTPGTDMGTLKCCLLRHCAASAARLDMGDYAAAQALADSKYRQWSWNYGASPAFTEEKRRRFPWGGVNLRLSVRNGRIADCRIYGDFFANAEIEDLENMLAGLQHEPGALAEALEDVPWELYFSGCDPEEMRRFFAE, from the coding sequence ATGCCTGCGATCCTGTTCAGCGGCGCGTATGTCACCGTGACGCGCCCCGGACAGGCCGGATACCAGGGGCATGACGAGGCCGCCATGGAATTTCTGACATTTTCTTCGCTGGACCCCGCTTTTAATCTGGCTCTTGAAGAGCGGCTTTTTGATTCCCTGCCGCCGGAACATCCCGGACTTTTCATGCTCTGGCAGAACGGCCCTTCCATTATTGTGGGCCGCCACCAGTGCACCGCCGAGGAAGTCAACGCCGATTTCGTGCGGCGCGAAAACCTGCCGGTGGTACGGCGCATCACCGGCGGCGGCGCGGTCTACCATGATACGGGCAATCTCAATTTTTCCTTCATTGAAAACGCCAACGGCCAGGAGCGGGTGAATTTCCGGCGTTACCTGGAACCGGTGCGCGAAGCCCTGCGCGATGTGGGGGTGCGGGCCGAAATTTCGGGCCGCAATGACCTGGAAGTGGACGGACGCAAGATATCGGGCAGCGGCCAGCGGATTCACCGGGGCAAGGTGCTGCACCACGGCACCCTGCTGGTGGACGTGGATTTCGGGCGCTTGAGCGAGGCCTTGAGCGTGGATCCGGAGAAAATCCGCTCCAAGGGCGTGGCCTCGGTGCGGGCCAGGGTCCGCAATCTTTCCGAATGCTGGACGCCGGGCACGGACATGGGCACGCTCAAATGTTGCCTGCTGCGCCATTGCGCCGCAAGCGCCGCCCGTCTGGACATGGGGGACTACGCCGCGGCCCAGGCTCTGGCCGACAGCAAATACCGGCAGTGGAGCTGGAACTACGGCGCTTCGCCGGCCTTCACCGAGGAAAAGCGCCGCCGTTTTCCCTGGGGCGGTGTGAACCTGCGGCTGAGCGTGCGCAACGGTCGGATCGCGGATTGCCGGATTTACGGCGATTTTTTCGCCAATGCCGAGATCGAGGATCTGGAAAACATGCTTGCCGGGTTGCAGCATGAGCCCGGAGCCCTGGCCGAAGCCCTGGAAGACGTGCCTTGGGAATTGTATTTCAGCGGCTGCGATCCGGAGGAAATGCGCCGCTTTTTTGCGGAATAA
- a CDS encoding diguanylate cyclase domain-containing protein — MPKVRPLHFPVFLTGVLLTIAFAVYAAWTSVDHRRTDALRTAEVYSARLETLLSGLFHKTDVLESVIIAGHGHIPETVFEDLARSLADGAGIRAIQYLPDGVVTYCYPREGNEAVIGTSVFTNPKRRADALLAVNSRGIVLSGPYSLFQGGLGLVARNPIFLTEADGQEKFWGFAVLILDLPEALKPVFLNALRQEGYAYRLHCRGEHGDDLTIAQGGVMPPGRPVDYGIQVPNHAWTLSLAPEGGWIGTKELPLHLGLGFVISGLCAVVAHQRREKERLLRQTAETDDLTGLFNRRKLNRIVDALCRAPQSAHFVFLYMDLNAFKACNDTLGHFWGDTVLKEFARRLRSALGPLAALARVGGDEFAAVAVTDGGRDAAPELLRRIRESLREPAMLDGAPYRISCSVGWAEFPAEGKNYETLMKTADARMYEDKRRNGTERAHGNAQA; from the coding sequence ATGCCCAAGGTCCGTCCCCTGCATTTTCCGGTCTTTCTGACCGGCGTGCTGCTTACCATCGCCTTCGCCGTCTATGCCGCGTGGACCTCGGTCGACCATCGACGGACGGACGCCCTGCGCACCGCCGAAGTGTACAGCGCCCGCCTGGAAACGCTGCTGAGCGGACTTTTCCACAAAACCGACGTGCTGGAATCCGTGATCATTGCCGGACACGGGCACATACCGGAAACAGTCTTTGAGGACCTGGCCAGATCACTGGCCGACGGCGCGGGCATCCGGGCCATCCAGTATCTGCCGGACGGCGTCGTGACCTATTGTTATCCCCGCGAGGGCAATGAAGCGGTCATAGGCACAAGCGTTTTTACCAATCCCAAACGCCGGGCCGATGCCCTGCTAGCCGTCAACAGCCGCGGCATTGTTTTATCGGGCCCGTACAGCCTGTTCCAGGGCGGCCTGGGGCTGGTGGCGCGCAATCCCATTTTTCTGACCGAGGCCGACGGGCAGGAAAAATTCTGGGGATTCGCGGTGCTGATCCTGGACCTGCCCGAGGCTTTGAAGCCGGTCTTCCTGAACGCGTTGCGGCAGGAGGGCTACGCCTACCGCCTGCACTGCCGGGGGGAACACGGCGATGATCTGACAATCGCCCAAGGCGGCGTCATGCCCCCCGGACGGCCTGTGGACTACGGCATCCAGGTGCCCAACCATGCCTGGACACTCAGCCTTGCCCCGGAAGGCGGCTGGATCGGCACAAAGGAGCTTCCCCTTCACCTGGGCCTGGGCTTCGTCATCAGCGGGCTGTGCGCCGTCGTGGCGCACCAGCGGCGGGAAAAGGAACGCTTGCTGCGCCAGACCGCGGAGACTGACGATCTGACCGGCCTGTTCAACCGCCGCAAGCTGAACCGGATAGTGGACGCGCTCTGCCGCGCGCCGCAGTCCGCGCACTTTGTGTTTCTGTATATGGATCTGAACGCGTTCAAGGCATGCAACGACACGCTGGGCCATTTCTGGGGAGATACGGTGCTGAAGGAATTCGCGCGGCGTCTGCGCTCCGCTCTGGGGCCTTTGGCCGCTCTCGCCCGCGTGGGCGGCGACGAATTCGCGGCCGTGGCCGTCACGGACGGCGGCCGGGACGCGGCGCCGGAACTGCTGCGGCGCATCCGGGAAAGTTTGCGCGAACCGGCCATGCTCGACGGAGCGCCCTACCGGATTTCCTGCAGCGTGGGCTGGGCGGAATTTCCCGCCGAAGGCAAGAATTATGAAACGCTGATGAAAACGGCCGACGCCCGGATGTACGAGGACAAGCGGCGGAATGGAACCGAACGGGCGCACGGGAACGCCCAAGCCTGA
- the gcvT gene encoding glycine cleavage system aminomethyltransferase GcvT, with the protein MSELRTPLTSWHEAHGAKMAPFAGWLMPIQYEGILIEHQHTRQHAGLFDICHMGEFRIEGPGADEALSRAVSHNLATLAPGKCRYGFLLNAEGGVLDDCIIYRFGPDAFMIVVNAACAAGDFAALRERLPQGVALTDLSAVTAKVDLQGPESVDVLEAALNENFHDLPYFGFRETTFDGAPLLVSRTGYTGELGFELYLPWDKAEAFWTALLKDERVKPVGLGARDTLRLEAGLPLYGHDLDDKHSPAEAGMGRMLTSTADYVGKEGAQRVREVLVPLRIEGRRSARHGDVLALPGGPEVGRVTSGSFAPSLGCVIAFAWVDAAQAEHADFVVRTARSELAARRADLPFYKEGTARKKLQ; encoded by the coding sequence ATGTCGGAACTGCGTACGCCGCTCACTTCCTGGCATGAGGCCCATGGGGCCAAAATGGCGCCTTTCGCCGGTTGGCTCATGCCCATCCAGTACGAGGGCATTCTGATCGAGCATCAGCACACCCGTCAGCATGCCGGTCTTTTCGACATCTGTCATATGGGCGAATTCCGCATTGAAGGGCCGGGCGCGGATGAGGCGCTGTCCCGCGCGGTGAGCCACAATCTGGCTACCCTCGCGCCGGGCAAATGCCGTTACGGCTTTCTGCTCAATGCCGAGGGCGGCGTGCTGGACGACTGCATCATCTACCGCTTCGGCCCGGACGCCTTCATGATCGTGGTCAACGCGGCCTGCGCCGCCGGGGACTTTGCGGCCCTGCGCGAGCGCCTGCCCCAGGGCGTGGCCCTCACCGACCTTTCCGCCGTCACGGCCAAGGTCGACCTGCAGGGGCCGGAGTCCGTGGACGTGCTGGAAGCCGCGCTCAACGAGAATTTTCATGACCTGCCCTATTTTGGCTTCCGGGAAACGACCTTTGACGGCGCGCCTCTGCTGGTCAGCCGCACGGGCTACACCGGCGAACTGGGTTTTGAGCTTTATCTGCCCTGGGACAAGGCCGAGGCCTTCTGGACGGCCCTGCTCAAGGACGAACGGGTCAAACCCGTGGGCCTCGGCGCGCGCGACACTTTGCGCCTGGAGGCCGGGTTGCCCCTCTACGGACACGATCTGGACGACAAACACTCTCCGGCCGAGGCGGGCATGGGCCGCATGTTGACCAGCACGGCCGACTATGTGGGCAAGGAAGGCGCGCAGCGCGTGCGCGAGGTGCTGGTGCCTCTGCGCATTGAAGGCCGCCGTTCCGCGCGGCACGGCGACGTTCTGGCTCTGCCCGGCGGCCCGGAAGTGGGCCGGGTGACCAGCGGTTCCTTTGCGCCCTCGCTGGGCTGCGTCATCGCTTTTGCCTGGGTGGACGCGGCTCAGGCCGAACATGCGGATTTCGTGGTCCGCACGGCCCGCAGCGAGCTGGCGGCCCGCCGCGCGGATCTGCCTTTCTACAAAGAAGGCACGGCCCGCAAAAAATTGCAGTAG
- the gcvH gene encoding glycine cleavage system protein GcvH: MSNAPADLLYSKSHEWARLEGDEAVIGITHFAQESLGDITYVELPQAGDALAVDKEFGSVESVKAASDLVSPVSGEVTEVNAVLEDAPEKCNSDPYGEGWLVRVKLSGKPEGLMDAAAYEAFCATEAH, from the coding sequence ATGTCCAACGCTCCCGCCGATCTTCTCTACAGCAAAAGTCATGAATGGGCCCGCCTGGAAGGCGACGAAGCCGTTATCGGCATCACCCATTTCGCCCAGGAATCCCTCGGCGACATCACCTATGTGGAACTGCCGCAGGCGGGCGACGCCCTGGCTGTGGACAAGGAATTCGGCTCCGTGGAATCGGTCAAGGCCGCCAGCGACCTGGTTTCGCCGGTGAGCGGCGAAGTGACCGAGGTGAACGCCGTTCTGGAGGATGCCCCGGAAAAATGCAACAGCGATCCTTACGGCGAAGGCTGGCTGGTGCGCGTGAAGCTGTCCGGCAAGCCCGAGGGCCTGATGGATGCGGCGGCGTATGAGGCTTTCTGCGCAACAGAGGCTCACTAG